One region of Candidatus Polarisedimenticolaceae bacterium genomic DNA includes:
- a CDS encoding lytic transglycosylase domain-containing protein: MHRRCAPHRSLCLAVVLTLCAASVRADEMLFYTDKNGNVIFTNTVPVDKHRTAKPVPRLRGGPAQYARPGALPATIYDPYIDQVARDNGVDPSLVKAVALVESGFNPKAVSNKGARGLMQLLPSTAKQYGVSDLHDPYQNLRAGAAHLRDLLDEFDGNVTLALAAYNAGSGAVHKYGGVPNYQETQQYVKKIENSLGRSSPAVAAKPLKGSTTKILMTMGSDGSITLSN, from the coding sequence ATGCACCGCCGTTGCGCGCCGCATCGAAGCCTCTGCCTCGCCGTCGTCCTGACGCTCTGCGCGGCGTCCGTGCGCGCGGACGAGATGCTCTTCTACACGGACAAGAACGGGAACGTCATCTTCACGAACACGGTGCCGGTCGACAAGCACCGGACCGCCAAGCCGGTGCCGAGGCTGCGCGGGGGCCCCGCGCAGTACGCCCGCCCCGGCGCGCTTCCCGCGACGATCTACGACCCTTACATCGATCAGGTCGCGCGCGACAACGGCGTCGATCCGTCGCTCGTGAAGGCGGTCGCCCTCGTCGAGTCGGGCTTCAACCCGAAGGCGGTCTCGAACAAGGGCGCGCGGGGGCTCATGCAGCTCCTGCCGTCGACGGCGAAGCAGTACGGTGTCTCGGACCTCCACGATCCGTACCAGAACCTGCGTGCGGGCGCGGCCCACCTCCGCGACCTCCTGGACGAGTTCGACGGTAACGTGACGCTGGCTCTCGCCGCGTACAACGCGGGTTCCGGCGCGGTCCACAAGTACGGCGGGGTCCCGAACTACCAGGAGACGCAGCAGTACGTGAAGAAGATCGAGAATTCTCTGGGGCGGTCGTCGCCCGCCGTCGCGGCGAAGCCCTTGAAGGGCTCGACGACGAAGATTCTCATGACGATGGGGTCCGACGGCTCGATCACCCTCTCGAACTAA
- the alaS gene encoding alanine--tRNA ligase: protein MTSLEIRRAFLEFFAARGHRIVPSSPLVLPKDPTLLFANAGMNQFKDVFTGKEKREYVRATSSQKCLRVSGKHNDLEQVGRTPRHHTFFEMLGNFSFGDYFKKEAISFAWDLITKVYGVPADRLWVTVFAGTEQVPGDDEALAIWRDVVGVDPSRILRLGEKDNFWRMGDTGPCGPCSEIHYDLGADLTSVAGVSNPDTDTRRYIEIWNLVFMQFEQHADGRLEPLPAPSIDTGMGLERITSVLQGKRSNYDTDLFQPILHAAARASGRTYGEDDAADVSMRVIADHIRAHCFLVADGVVPANDKRGYVLRRVLRRAIRHGRKLGIQGPFLHGVAPAVIETLGEVYPEIVGAMPAILEVARREEERFGETVAAGLTLLDEALAKMKGEARVLPGADLFRLYDTFGLPLDLAQDVAEERGITLDMPGFEAELGKQRQRAQASWKGGKKEEAAGAWHELAGRYRTVFEGFRVPALEGVKVAALIDEAGSTVNELREGATGEVLLEATPFYGEAGGQIGDTGWIVSERARVRVDGTHRPAAGLIASRVLVESGRLAVGEYVAAEIDVARRDAIRRNHTATHLLHAALREVVGTHVKQAGSLVAPDRLRFDFSHFAGVGDRALADIESLVNRKVLENAEITTDVLPLDEALQSGAMALFGEKYGENVRVVTIGSFSKELCGGTHCARTGEIGMFLLTHERGVASGTRRVEAVTGEGSLEKSRSDHQILRRVEDLLSVPRHDAAAELGQRLEQLRVVQRDLEQQRVRAVREDLARRAASPEVAAGVKVLAARVDGLSAQESRVLADDLRKTLGSGIVVLGRADDGKASLLVAVTDDVKGKVGAGELVRELAAIIGGGGGGRQDLAEAGGKDPSRLDEALRTACTAVARRIEASASPSS, encoded by the coding sequence GTGACATCGCTCGAGATCCGCCGCGCTTTCCTCGAGTTCTTCGCCGCGCGCGGGCACCGCATCGTGCCCAGCTCGCCCCTCGTCCTCCCGAAGGACCCGACGCTCCTCTTCGCGAACGCCGGAATGAACCAGTTCAAAGATGTGTTCACGGGGAAGGAGAAGCGCGAGTACGTGCGCGCGACCTCGTCGCAGAAATGTCTCCGGGTCTCCGGCAAGCACAACGACCTCGAGCAGGTCGGCCGCACGCCCCGCCACCACACCTTCTTCGAGATGCTCGGCAACTTCTCGTTCGGCGATTACTTCAAGAAGGAGGCGATCTCCTTCGCGTGGGACCTGATCACGAAGGTGTACGGCGTTCCGGCGGATCGCCTCTGGGTCACCGTCTTCGCGGGGACCGAGCAGGTGCCGGGCGACGACGAGGCCCTCGCGATCTGGCGCGATGTCGTCGGGGTCGATCCGTCCCGGATCCTCCGGCTCGGCGAGAAAGACAATTTCTGGAGAATGGGGGACACCGGTCCGTGCGGGCCGTGCAGCGAGATCCACTACGATCTCGGCGCCGATCTCACCTCGGTGGCCGGGGTCTCGAACCCCGACACCGACACCCGCCGCTACATCGAGATCTGGAACCTCGTCTTCATGCAATTCGAGCAGCACGCCGACGGCCGTCTCGAGCCGCTGCCGGCGCCGTCGATCGATACCGGCATGGGGCTCGAGCGGATCACGTCGGTGCTCCAGGGGAAGCGCAGCAACTACGACACCGATCTCTTCCAGCCGATCCTGCATGCGGCGGCGAGGGCGTCGGGCCGCACGTACGGCGAGGACGACGCGGCGGACGTCTCGATGCGCGTCATCGCCGATCACATCCGCGCGCATTGTTTCCTCGTCGCCGACGGTGTCGTGCCCGCGAACGACAAGCGCGGGTACGTGCTGCGTCGCGTGCTCCGCCGCGCCATCCGCCACGGGCGGAAGCTCGGGATCCAGGGACCGTTCCTTCACGGGGTCGCGCCCGCCGTCATCGAGACGCTCGGCGAGGTCTATCCCGAGATCGTCGGCGCCATGCCGGCGATCCTCGAGGTGGCGCGCCGCGAAGAGGAGCGCTTCGGCGAGACGGTCGCGGCGGGCCTCACGCTCCTCGACGAGGCGCTCGCGAAGATGAAGGGAGAGGCGAGGGTGCTCCCCGGCGCCGACCTGTTCCGGCTCTACGATACCTTCGGCCTTCCGCTCGACCTCGCGCAGGACGTCGCCGAGGAGCGCGGCATCACTCTCGACATGCCGGGGTTCGAGGCGGAGCTCGGCAAGCAGCGCCAGCGTGCGCAGGCCTCGTGGAAGGGTGGGAAGAAGGAAGAAGCGGCGGGCGCGTGGCACGAGCTTGCGGGACGTTATCGCACGGTCTTCGAGGGCTTCCGCGTACCGGCGCTCGAAGGGGTGAAGGTCGCCGCGCTCATCGACGAGGCCGGCTCCACAGTGAACGAGCTGCGCGAAGGGGCGACGGGCGAGGTCCTCCTCGAGGCGACGCCGTTCTACGGCGAGGCGGGCGGTCAGATCGGCGATACCGGGTGGATCGTGTCCGAGCGTGCGCGCGTCCGTGTCGACGGAACGCACCGGCCGGCCGCGGGGCTCATCGCCTCGCGCGTCCTCGTCGAGTCCGGACGCCTCGCGGTGGGGGAGTACGTCGCCGCGGAGATCGACGTCGCCAGGCGCGATGCGATCCGCCGGAACCACACGGCGACCCACCTGCTCCACGCTGCGCTGCGCGAGGTCGTCGGCACGCACGTCAAGCAGGCCGGCTCGCTCGTCGCGCCCGACCGGCTGCGCTTCGACTTCTCCCACTTCGCCGGCGTCGGCGACCGGGCGCTCGCCGACATCGAGTCGCTCGTGAACCGGAAGGTCCTCGAGAACGCAGAGATCACGACCGACGTCCTGCCGCTCGACGAGGCGCTCCAGTCGGGGGCGATGGCGCTCTTCGGCGAGAAGTATGGCGAAAACGTAAGAGTGGTGACGATCGGGTCATTCTCGAAAGAGCTGTGCGGCGGGACCCATTGCGCGAGAACGGGCGAGATCGGGATGTTTCTCCTCACCCACGAGCGCGGCGTCGCCTCGGGGACACGCCGGGTCGAGGCGGTGACCGGCGAAGGGTCGCTGGAAAAATCACGATCCGATCACCAGATTCTGAGACGTGTGGAGGATCTCCTGTCCGTGCCGCGCCACGACGCGGCTGCCGAGCTCGGGCAGCGCCTCGAGCAGCTCCGCGTCGTGCAGCGCGACCTCGAGCAGCAGCGCGTGCGCGCCGTCCGCGAGGATCTCGCGCGCCGCGCCGCGTCACCGGAGGTCGCGGCCGGGGTCAAGGTGCTCGCGGCGCGCGTCGACGGGCTCAGCGCGCAGGAGTCGCGCGTCCTCGCCGATGATCTTCGCAAGACGCTCGGCTCCGGCATCGTGGTCCTCGGCCGCGCCGACGACGGGAAGGCCTCTCTGCTCGTCGCGGTCACGGACGACGTCAAGGGCAAGGTCGGCGCCGGCGAGCTCGTCCGCGAGCTGGCCGCGATCATCGGAGGCGGGGGCGGCGGCCGTCAGGATCTGGCCGAGGCGGGAGGCAAGGACCCGTCGCGGCTGGACGAGGCGCTGAGGACGGCATGCACCGCCGTTGCGCGCCGCATCGAAGCCTCTGCCTCGCCGTCGTCCTGA
- a CDS encoding RecX family transcriptional regulator, translating to MPTAYEDAVRFLGRRLLTRRELTLKLEAKGYEKRAIDEAIARVAATYKIDDGAVSADRVRTRGASRGKARVVGELAARGIDESAAESAWDDAVASGAVDPAASLARAVVKRLGPAPGRADKARLARVYNALLSEGFDESAAFAALAPYGLERDDP from the coding sequence GTGCCGACCGCCTACGAAGACGCCGTCCGTTTCCTCGGCCGCCGCCTTCTCACACGCCGCGAGCTGACCCTGAAGCTCGAGGCGAAGGGGTACGAGAAGCGCGCGATCGACGAGGCGATCGCGCGCGTCGCGGCGACCTACAAGATCGACGACGGTGCGGTCTCGGCCGACCGTGTTCGCACCCGCGGCGCCAGCCGCGGCAAGGCGCGGGTCGTCGGCGAGCTCGCCGCACGCGGCATCGACGAGAGCGCGGCCGAGTCCGCGTGGGACGATGCCGTCGCCTCGGGTGCCGTCGATCCGGCCGCGAGCTTGGCGCGCGCCGTCGTGAAGAGGCTCGGTCCCGCGCCCGGCCGCGCGGACAAGGCGCGTCTCGCGCGCGTGTACAATGCGCTGCTCTCCGAAGGATTTGACGAGAGTGCGGCTTTCGCGGCGCTCGCGCCGTACGGCCTCGAAAGGGACGATCCGTGA